In a genomic window of Penaeus vannamei isolate JL-2024 chromosome 10, ASM4276789v1, whole genome shotgun sequence:
- the LOC113802926 gene encoding TAR DNA-binding protein 43 isoform X1, which translates to MVKMSCYIQVCEEENDEPIEIPTEEDSTLLLSTLVAQFPGACGLKYRHPDSRGLRGVRLVDGRLHAPDEGWNYVFVCVFPKGEVAEQSSFSSENKRKSDDHLESSMSKTKRMESKQRCSDLIVLGLPWKTTEKELREYFEPFGEVLMAQVKKDPKTGQSKGFGFIRFGNYDTQQRVLSQRHMIDGRLCDVKIPNSKQEGMVQQVNSKVFIGRCTEDIGPEDLREYFSKFGEVTDVFIPKPFRAFAFVTFLDPEVAQSLCGEDHIVKGTSVHVSNAAPKSDPNRGPFGRGGRMGDGRGYGQGGYGQGMNNGGVWNQGGNREMPNLAALGTSLGLGGPGQGGQGGGQNVNPLNMGALTMPMLAALSQASWGLLGNLQQQSQDGTQAPGGYNQGGQSSQGHSNPPPSNQSQGGWGSGSSGGGWGDGSQSGSWGPSQGRGDKGYNRGDYM; encoded by the exons ATGGTCAAGATGAGTTGCTACATCCAAGTTTGCGAAGAAGAGAATGACGAGCCCATCGAGATCCCCACGGAGGAGGACAGCACCCTTTTGCTGTCGACTCTGGTGGCGCAATTCCCCGGCGCTTGCGGCTTGAAGTACCGACACCCCGACAGCCGCGGTCTGCGTGGCGTCAGGCTCGTCGATGGCCGCCTCCACGCTCCCGACGAAGGATGGAACTACGTCTTCGTCTGCGTGTTCCCCAAAGGTGAGG TTGCTGAacaatcttcattttcatcagagAACAAGAGGAAGTCTGATGACCACTTGGAGAGCTCCATGTCGAAGACCAAGCGAATGGAAAGTAAGCAGAGGTGCTCCGATCTGATTGTACTTGGCCTCCCCTGGAAGACAACTGAGAAGGAACTGCGTGAATACTTTGAACCTTTTGGGGAGGTTCTTATGGCCCAG GTTAAGAAGGACCCCAAGACTGGCCAGAGCAAAGGTTTTGGTTTCATTAGGTTTGGCAACTACGACACCCAGCAGCGCGTGTTGTCACAGCGCCACATGATTGACGGACGTCTTTGTGATGTCAAGATCCCCAACTCGAAG CAGGAAGGTATGGTGCAGCAGGTGAACAGCAAAGTGTTCATTGGCCGTTGCACAGAAGACATTGGACCGGAGGATCTCCGTGAATACTTCAGCAAGTTTGGTGAGGTCACCGATGTTTTCATTCCTAAGCCTTTCAGGGCTTTTGCCTTTGTCACTTTCTTAGATCCTGAAGTAGCTCAGAGCCTTTGTGGTGAGGATCACATAGTGAAGGGTACTTCAGTCCATGTGTCTAACGCTGCACCCAAGAGTGACCCCAACCGTGGACCTTTTGGGCGTGGTGGACGCATGGGTGACGGTCGAGGATATGGTCAGGGAGGCTATGGTCAGGGGATGAATAACGGTGGGGTCTGGAACCAGGGAGGGAACCGAGAAATGCCCAACTTGGCTGCTCTTGGAACCTCCCTGGGCCTTGGGGGACCTGGGCAGGGAGGACAGGGTGGTGGGCAGAACGTAAACCCACTCAACATGGGAGCCCTCACCATGCCTATGCTTGCTGCACTCAGTCAAGCCAGTTGGGGTCTCCTAGGTAACCTGCAGCAGCAGAGCCAAGATGGAACCCAAGCACCGGGTGGCTACAACCAGGGGGGGCAATCCAGTCAGGGGCACTCAAATCCTCCCCCAAGTAACCAGAGTCAGGGAGGCTGGGGATCCGGGAGCTCTGGTGGCGGATGGGGAGACGGTAGTCAGAGTGGTTCTTGGGGCCCTTCTCAGGGTAGGGGAGACAAGGGGTATAACAGGGGAGATTACATGTAA
- the LOC113802926 gene encoding TAR DNA-binding protein 43 isoform X3, with product MVKMSCYIQVCEEENDEPIEIPTEEDSTLLLSTLVAQFPGACGLKYRHPDSRGLRGVRLVDGRLHAPDEGWNYVFVCVFPKVAEQSSFSSENKRKSDDHLESSMSKTKRMESKQRCSDLIVLGLPWKTTEKELREYFEPFGEVLMAQVKKDPKTGQSKGFGFIRFGNYDTQQRVLSQRHMIDGRLCDVKIPNSKQEGMVQQVNSKVFIGRCTEDIGPEDLREYFSKFGEVTDVFIPKPFRAFAFVTFLDPEVAQSLCGEDHIVKGTSVHVSNAAPKSDPNRGPFGRGGRMGDGRGYGQGGYGQGMNNGGVWNQGGNREMPNLAALGTSLGLGGPGQGGQGGGQNVNPLNMGALTMPMLAALSQASWGLLGNLQQQSQDGTQAPGGYNQGGQSSQGHSNPPPSNQSQGGWGSGSSGGGWGDGSQSGSWGPSQGRGDKGYNRGDYM from the exons ATGGTCAAGATGAGTTGCTACATCCAAGTTTGCGAAGAAGAGAATGACGAGCCCATCGAGATCCCCACGGAGGAGGACAGCACCCTTTTGCTGTCGACTCTGGTGGCGCAATTCCCCGGCGCTTGCGGCTTGAAGTACCGACACCCCGACAGCCGCGGTCTGCGTGGCGTCAGGCTCGTCGATGGCCGCCTCCACGCTCCCGACGAAGGATGGAACTACGTCTTCGTCTGCGTGTTCCCCAAAG TTGCTGAacaatcttcattttcatcagagAACAAGAGGAAGTCTGATGACCACTTGGAGAGCTCCATGTCGAAGACCAAGCGAATGGAAAGTAAGCAGAGGTGCTCCGATCTGATTGTACTTGGCCTCCCCTGGAAGACAACTGAGAAGGAACTGCGTGAATACTTTGAACCTTTTGGGGAGGTTCTTATGGCCCAG GTTAAGAAGGACCCCAAGACTGGCCAGAGCAAAGGTTTTGGTTTCATTAGGTTTGGCAACTACGACACCCAGCAGCGCGTGTTGTCACAGCGCCACATGATTGACGGACGTCTTTGTGATGTCAAGATCCCCAACTCGAAG CAGGAAGGTATGGTGCAGCAGGTGAACAGCAAAGTGTTCATTGGCCGTTGCACAGAAGACATTGGACCGGAGGATCTCCGTGAATACTTCAGCAAGTTTGGTGAGGTCACCGATGTTTTCATTCCTAAGCCTTTCAGGGCTTTTGCCTTTGTCACTTTCTTAGATCCTGAAGTAGCTCAGAGCCTTTGTGGTGAGGATCACATAGTGAAGGGTACTTCAGTCCATGTGTCTAACGCTGCACCCAAGAGTGACCCCAACCGTGGACCTTTTGGGCGTGGTGGACGCATGGGTGACGGTCGAGGATATGGTCAGGGAGGCTATGGTCAGGGGATGAATAACGGTGGGGTCTGGAACCAGGGAGGGAACCGAGAAATGCCCAACTTGGCTGCTCTTGGAACCTCCCTGGGCCTTGGGGGACCTGGGCAGGGAGGACAGGGTGGTGGGCAGAACGTAAACCCACTCAACATGGGAGCCCTCACCATGCCTATGCTTGCTGCACTCAGTCAAGCCAGTTGGGGTCTCCTAGGTAACCTGCAGCAGCAGAGCCAAGATGGAACCCAAGCACCGGGTGGCTACAACCAGGGGGGGCAATCCAGTCAGGGGCACTCAAATCCTCCCCCAAGTAACCAGAGTCAGGGAGGCTGGGGATCCGGGAGCTCTGGTGGCGGATGGGGAGACGGTAGTCAGAGTGGTTCTTGGGGCCCTTCTCAGGGTAGGGGAGACAAGGGGTATAACAGGGGAGATTACATGTAA
- the LOC113802926 gene encoding TAR DNA-binding protein 43 isoform X4 yields the protein MVKMSCYIQVCEEENDEPIEIPTEEDSTLLLSTLVAQFPGACGLKYRHPDSRGLRGVRLVDGRLHAPDEGWNYVFVCVFPKVAEQSSFSSENKRKSDDHLESSMSKTKRMESKQRCSDLIVLGLPWKTTEKELREYFEPFGEVLMAQVKKDPKTGQSKGFGFIRFGNYDTQQRVLSQRHMIDGRLCDVKIPNSKEGMVQQVNSKVFIGRCTEDIGPEDLREYFSKFGEVTDVFIPKPFRAFAFVTFLDPEVAQSLCGEDHIVKGTSVHVSNAAPKSDPNRGPFGRGGRMGDGRGYGQGGYGQGMNNGGVWNQGGNREMPNLAALGTSLGLGGPGQGGQGGGQNVNPLNMGALTMPMLAALSQASWGLLGNLQQQSQDGTQAPGGYNQGGQSSQGHSNPPPSNQSQGGWGSGSSGGGWGDGSQSGSWGPSQGRGDKGYNRGDYM from the exons ATGGTCAAGATGAGTTGCTACATCCAAGTTTGCGAAGAAGAGAATGACGAGCCCATCGAGATCCCCACGGAGGAGGACAGCACCCTTTTGCTGTCGACTCTGGTGGCGCAATTCCCCGGCGCTTGCGGCTTGAAGTACCGACACCCCGACAGCCGCGGTCTGCGTGGCGTCAGGCTCGTCGATGGCCGCCTCCACGCTCCCGACGAAGGATGGAACTACGTCTTCGTCTGCGTGTTCCCCAAAG TTGCTGAacaatcttcattttcatcagagAACAAGAGGAAGTCTGATGACCACTTGGAGAGCTCCATGTCGAAGACCAAGCGAATGGAAAGTAAGCAGAGGTGCTCCGATCTGATTGTACTTGGCCTCCCCTGGAAGACAACTGAGAAGGAACTGCGTGAATACTTTGAACCTTTTGGGGAGGTTCTTATGGCCCAG GTTAAGAAGGACCCCAAGACTGGCCAGAGCAAAGGTTTTGGTTTCATTAGGTTTGGCAACTACGACACCCAGCAGCGCGTGTTGTCACAGCGCCACATGATTGACGGACGTCTTTGTGATGTCAAGATCCCCAACTCGAAG GAAGGTATGGTGCAGCAGGTGAACAGCAAAGTGTTCATTGGCCGTTGCACAGAAGACATTGGACCGGAGGATCTCCGTGAATACTTCAGCAAGTTTGGTGAGGTCACCGATGTTTTCATTCCTAAGCCTTTCAGGGCTTTTGCCTTTGTCACTTTCTTAGATCCTGAAGTAGCTCAGAGCCTTTGTGGTGAGGATCACATAGTGAAGGGTACTTCAGTCCATGTGTCTAACGCTGCACCCAAGAGTGACCCCAACCGTGGACCTTTTGGGCGTGGTGGACGCATGGGTGACGGTCGAGGATATGGTCAGGGAGGCTATGGTCAGGGGATGAATAACGGTGGGGTCTGGAACCAGGGAGGGAACCGAGAAATGCCCAACTTGGCTGCTCTTGGAACCTCCCTGGGCCTTGGGGGACCTGGGCAGGGAGGACAGGGTGGTGGGCAGAACGTAAACCCACTCAACATGGGAGCCCTCACCATGCCTATGCTTGCTGCACTCAGTCAAGCCAGTTGGGGTCTCCTAGGTAACCTGCAGCAGCAGAGCCAAGATGGAACCCAAGCACCGGGTGGCTACAACCAGGGGGGGCAATCCAGTCAGGGGCACTCAAATCCTCCCCCAAGTAACCAGAGTCAGGGAGGCTGGGGATCCGGGAGCTCTGGTGGCGGATGGGGAGACGGTAGTCAGAGTGGTTCTTGGGGCCCTTCTCAGGGTAGGGGAGACAAGGGGTATAACAGGGGAGATTACATGTAA
- the LOC113802926 gene encoding TAR DNA-binding protein 43 isoform X7: MVKMSCYIQVCEEENDEPIEIPTEEDSTLLLSTLVAQFPGACGLKYRHPDSRGLRGVRLVDGRLHAPDEGWNYVFVCVFPKENKRKSDDHLESSMSKTKRMESKQRCSDLIVLGLPWKTTEKELREYFEPFGEVLMAQVKKDPKTGQSKGFGFIRFGNYDTQQRVLSQRHMIDGRLCDVKIPNSKQEGMVQQVNSKVFIGRCTEDIGPEDLREYFSKFGEVTDVFIPKPFRAFAFVTFLDPEVAQSLCGEDHIVKGTSVHVSNAAPKSDPNRGPFGRGGRMGDGRGYGQGGYGQGMNNGGVWNQGGNREMPNLAALGTSLGLGGPGQGGQGGGQNVNPLNMGALTMPMLAALSQASWGLLGNLQQQSQDGTQAPGGYNQGGQSSQGHSNPPPSNQSQGGWGSGSSGGGWGDGSQSGSWGPSQGRGDKGYNRGDYM; the protein is encoded by the exons ATGGTCAAGATGAGTTGCTACATCCAAGTTTGCGAAGAAGAGAATGACGAGCCCATCGAGATCCCCACGGAGGAGGACAGCACCCTTTTGCTGTCGACTCTGGTGGCGCAATTCCCCGGCGCTTGCGGCTTGAAGTACCGACACCCCGACAGCCGCGGTCTGCGTGGCGTCAGGCTCGTCGATGGCCGCCTCCACGCTCCCGACGAAGGATGGAACTACGTCTTCGTCTGCGTGTTCCCCAAAG agAACAAGAGGAAGTCTGATGACCACTTGGAGAGCTCCATGTCGAAGACCAAGCGAATGGAAAGTAAGCAGAGGTGCTCCGATCTGATTGTACTTGGCCTCCCCTGGAAGACAACTGAGAAGGAACTGCGTGAATACTTTGAACCTTTTGGGGAGGTTCTTATGGCCCAG GTTAAGAAGGACCCCAAGACTGGCCAGAGCAAAGGTTTTGGTTTCATTAGGTTTGGCAACTACGACACCCAGCAGCGCGTGTTGTCACAGCGCCACATGATTGACGGACGTCTTTGTGATGTCAAGATCCCCAACTCGAAG CAGGAAGGTATGGTGCAGCAGGTGAACAGCAAAGTGTTCATTGGCCGTTGCACAGAAGACATTGGACCGGAGGATCTCCGTGAATACTTCAGCAAGTTTGGTGAGGTCACCGATGTTTTCATTCCTAAGCCTTTCAGGGCTTTTGCCTTTGTCACTTTCTTAGATCCTGAAGTAGCTCAGAGCCTTTGTGGTGAGGATCACATAGTGAAGGGTACTTCAGTCCATGTGTCTAACGCTGCACCCAAGAGTGACCCCAACCGTGGACCTTTTGGGCGTGGTGGACGCATGGGTGACGGTCGAGGATATGGTCAGGGAGGCTATGGTCAGGGGATGAATAACGGTGGGGTCTGGAACCAGGGAGGGAACCGAGAAATGCCCAACTTGGCTGCTCTTGGAACCTCCCTGGGCCTTGGGGGACCTGGGCAGGGAGGACAGGGTGGTGGGCAGAACGTAAACCCACTCAACATGGGAGCCCTCACCATGCCTATGCTTGCTGCACTCAGTCAAGCCAGTTGGGGTCTCCTAGGTAACCTGCAGCAGCAGAGCCAAGATGGAACCCAAGCACCGGGTGGCTACAACCAGGGGGGGCAATCCAGTCAGGGGCACTCAAATCCTCCCCCAAGTAACCAGAGTCAGGGAGGCTGGGGATCCGGGAGCTCTGGTGGCGGATGGGGAGACGGTAGTCAGAGTGGTTCTTGGGGCCCTTCTCAGGGTAGGGGAGACAAGGGGTATAACAGGGGAGATTACATGTAA
- the LOC113802926 gene encoding TAR DNA-binding protein 43 isoform X6, with translation MVKMSCYIQVCEEENDEPIEIPTEEDSTLLLSTLVAQFPGACGLKYRHPDSRGLRGVRLVDGRLHAPDEGWNYVFVCVFPKGEENKRKSDDHLESSMSKTKRMESKQRCSDLIVLGLPWKTTEKELREYFEPFGEVLMAQVKKDPKTGQSKGFGFIRFGNYDTQQRVLSQRHMIDGRLCDVKIPNSKEGMVQQVNSKVFIGRCTEDIGPEDLREYFSKFGEVTDVFIPKPFRAFAFVTFLDPEVAQSLCGEDHIVKGTSVHVSNAAPKSDPNRGPFGRGGRMGDGRGYGQGGYGQGMNNGGVWNQGGNREMPNLAALGTSLGLGGPGQGGQGGGQNVNPLNMGALTMPMLAALSQASWGLLGNLQQQSQDGTQAPGGYNQGGQSSQGHSNPPPSNQSQGGWGSGSSGGGWGDGSQSGSWGPSQGRGDKGYNRGDYM, from the exons ATGGTCAAGATGAGTTGCTACATCCAAGTTTGCGAAGAAGAGAATGACGAGCCCATCGAGATCCCCACGGAGGAGGACAGCACCCTTTTGCTGTCGACTCTGGTGGCGCAATTCCCCGGCGCTTGCGGCTTGAAGTACCGACACCCCGACAGCCGCGGTCTGCGTGGCGTCAGGCTCGTCGATGGCCGCCTCCACGCTCCCGACGAAGGATGGAACTACGTCTTCGTCTGCGTGTTCCCCAAAGGTGAGG agAACAAGAGGAAGTCTGATGACCACTTGGAGAGCTCCATGTCGAAGACCAAGCGAATGGAAAGTAAGCAGAGGTGCTCCGATCTGATTGTACTTGGCCTCCCCTGGAAGACAACTGAGAAGGAACTGCGTGAATACTTTGAACCTTTTGGGGAGGTTCTTATGGCCCAG GTTAAGAAGGACCCCAAGACTGGCCAGAGCAAAGGTTTTGGTTTCATTAGGTTTGGCAACTACGACACCCAGCAGCGCGTGTTGTCACAGCGCCACATGATTGACGGACGTCTTTGTGATGTCAAGATCCCCAACTCGAAG GAAGGTATGGTGCAGCAGGTGAACAGCAAAGTGTTCATTGGCCGTTGCACAGAAGACATTGGACCGGAGGATCTCCGTGAATACTTCAGCAAGTTTGGTGAGGTCACCGATGTTTTCATTCCTAAGCCTTTCAGGGCTTTTGCCTTTGTCACTTTCTTAGATCCTGAAGTAGCTCAGAGCCTTTGTGGTGAGGATCACATAGTGAAGGGTACTTCAGTCCATGTGTCTAACGCTGCACCCAAGAGTGACCCCAACCGTGGACCTTTTGGGCGTGGTGGACGCATGGGTGACGGTCGAGGATATGGTCAGGGAGGCTATGGTCAGGGGATGAATAACGGTGGGGTCTGGAACCAGGGAGGGAACCGAGAAATGCCCAACTTGGCTGCTCTTGGAACCTCCCTGGGCCTTGGGGGACCTGGGCAGGGAGGACAGGGTGGTGGGCAGAACGTAAACCCACTCAACATGGGAGCCCTCACCATGCCTATGCTTGCTGCACTCAGTCAAGCCAGTTGGGGTCTCCTAGGTAACCTGCAGCAGCAGAGCCAAGATGGAACCCAAGCACCGGGTGGCTACAACCAGGGGGGGCAATCCAGTCAGGGGCACTCAAATCCTCCCCCAAGTAACCAGAGTCAGGGAGGCTGGGGATCCGGGAGCTCTGGTGGCGGATGGGGAGACGGTAGTCAGAGTGGTTCTTGGGGCCCTTCTCAGGGTAGGGGAGACAAGGGGTATAACAGGGGAGATTACATGTAA
- the LOC113802926 gene encoding TAR DNA-binding protein 43 isoform X5, translated as MVKMSCYIQVCEEENDEPIEIPTEEDSTLLLSTLVAQFPGACGLKYRHPDSRGLRGVRLVDGRLHAPDEGWNYVFVCVFPKGEENKRKSDDHLESSMSKTKRMESKQRCSDLIVLGLPWKTTEKELREYFEPFGEVLMAQVKKDPKTGQSKGFGFIRFGNYDTQQRVLSQRHMIDGRLCDVKIPNSKQEGMVQQVNSKVFIGRCTEDIGPEDLREYFSKFGEVTDVFIPKPFRAFAFVTFLDPEVAQSLCGEDHIVKGTSVHVSNAAPKSDPNRGPFGRGGRMGDGRGYGQGGYGQGMNNGGVWNQGGNREMPNLAALGTSLGLGGPGQGGQGGGQNVNPLNMGALTMPMLAALSQASWGLLGNLQQQSQDGTQAPGGYNQGGQSSQGHSNPPPSNQSQGGWGSGSSGGGWGDGSQSGSWGPSQGRGDKGYNRGDYM; from the exons ATGGTCAAGATGAGTTGCTACATCCAAGTTTGCGAAGAAGAGAATGACGAGCCCATCGAGATCCCCACGGAGGAGGACAGCACCCTTTTGCTGTCGACTCTGGTGGCGCAATTCCCCGGCGCTTGCGGCTTGAAGTACCGACACCCCGACAGCCGCGGTCTGCGTGGCGTCAGGCTCGTCGATGGCCGCCTCCACGCTCCCGACGAAGGATGGAACTACGTCTTCGTCTGCGTGTTCCCCAAAGGTGAGG agAACAAGAGGAAGTCTGATGACCACTTGGAGAGCTCCATGTCGAAGACCAAGCGAATGGAAAGTAAGCAGAGGTGCTCCGATCTGATTGTACTTGGCCTCCCCTGGAAGACAACTGAGAAGGAACTGCGTGAATACTTTGAACCTTTTGGGGAGGTTCTTATGGCCCAG GTTAAGAAGGACCCCAAGACTGGCCAGAGCAAAGGTTTTGGTTTCATTAGGTTTGGCAACTACGACACCCAGCAGCGCGTGTTGTCACAGCGCCACATGATTGACGGACGTCTTTGTGATGTCAAGATCCCCAACTCGAAG CAGGAAGGTATGGTGCAGCAGGTGAACAGCAAAGTGTTCATTGGCCGTTGCACAGAAGACATTGGACCGGAGGATCTCCGTGAATACTTCAGCAAGTTTGGTGAGGTCACCGATGTTTTCATTCCTAAGCCTTTCAGGGCTTTTGCCTTTGTCACTTTCTTAGATCCTGAAGTAGCTCAGAGCCTTTGTGGTGAGGATCACATAGTGAAGGGTACTTCAGTCCATGTGTCTAACGCTGCACCCAAGAGTGACCCCAACCGTGGACCTTTTGGGCGTGGTGGACGCATGGGTGACGGTCGAGGATATGGTCAGGGAGGCTATGGTCAGGGGATGAATAACGGTGGGGTCTGGAACCAGGGAGGGAACCGAGAAATGCCCAACTTGGCTGCTCTTGGAACCTCCCTGGGCCTTGGGGGACCTGGGCAGGGAGGACAGGGTGGTGGGCAGAACGTAAACCCACTCAACATGGGAGCCCTCACCATGCCTATGCTTGCTGCACTCAGTCAAGCCAGTTGGGGTCTCCTAGGTAACCTGCAGCAGCAGAGCCAAGATGGAACCCAAGCACCGGGTGGCTACAACCAGGGGGGGCAATCCAGTCAGGGGCACTCAAATCCTCCCCCAAGTAACCAGAGTCAGGGAGGCTGGGGATCCGGGAGCTCTGGTGGCGGATGGGGAGACGGTAGTCAGAGTGGTTCTTGGGGCCCTTCTCAGGGTAGGGGAGACAAGGGGTATAACAGGGGAGATTACATGTAA
- the LOC113802926 gene encoding TAR DNA-binding protein 43 isoform X2 → MVKMSCYIQVCEEENDEPIEIPTEEDSTLLLSTLVAQFPGACGLKYRHPDSRGLRGVRLVDGRLHAPDEGWNYVFVCVFPKGEVAEQSSFSSENKRKSDDHLESSMSKTKRMESKQRCSDLIVLGLPWKTTEKELREYFEPFGEVLMAQVKKDPKTGQSKGFGFIRFGNYDTQQRVLSQRHMIDGRLCDVKIPNSKEGMVQQVNSKVFIGRCTEDIGPEDLREYFSKFGEVTDVFIPKPFRAFAFVTFLDPEVAQSLCGEDHIVKGTSVHVSNAAPKSDPNRGPFGRGGRMGDGRGYGQGGYGQGMNNGGVWNQGGNREMPNLAALGTSLGLGGPGQGGQGGGQNVNPLNMGALTMPMLAALSQASWGLLGNLQQQSQDGTQAPGGYNQGGQSSQGHSNPPPSNQSQGGWGSGSSGGGWGDGSQSGSWGPSQGRGDKGYNRGDYM, encoded by the exons ATGGTCAAGATGAGTTGCTACATCCAAGTTTGCGAAGAAGAGAATGACGAGCCCATCGAGATCCCCACGGAGGAGGACAGCACCCTTTTGCTGTCGACTCTGGTGGCGCAATTCCCCGGCGCTTGCGGCTTGAAGTACCGACACCCCGACAGCCGCGGTCTGCGTGGCGTCAGGCTCGTCGATGGCCGCCTCCACGCTCCCGACGAAGGATGGAACTACGTCTTCGTCTGCGTGTTCCCCAAAGGTGAGG TTGCTGAacaatcttcattttcatcagagAACAAGAGGAAGTCTGATGACCACTTGGAGAGCTCCATGTCGAAGACCAAGCGAATGGAAAGTAAGCAGAGGTGCTCCGATCTGATTGTACTTGGCCTCCCCTGGAAGACAACTGAGAAGGAACTGCGTGAATACTTTGAACCTTTTGGGGAGGTTCTTATGGCCCAG GTTAAGAAGGACCCCAAGACTGGCCAGAGCAAAGGTTTTGGTTTCATTAGGTTTGGCAACTACGACACCCAGCAGCGCGTGTTGTCACAGCGCCACATGATTGACGGACGTCTTTGTGATGTCAAGATCCCCAACTCGAAG GAAGGTATGGTGCAGCAGGTGAACAGCAAAGTGTTCATTGGCCGTTGCACAGAAGACATTGGACCGGAGGATCTCCGTGAATACTTCAGCAAGTTTGGTGAGGTCACCGATGTTTTCATTCCTAAGCCTTTCAGGGCTTTTGCCTTTGTCACTTTCTTAGATCCTGAAGTAGCTCAGAGCCTTTGTGGTGAGGATCACATAGTGAAGGGTACTTCAGTCCATGTGTCTAACGCTGCACCCAAGAGTGACCCCAACCGTGGACCTTTTGGGCGTGGTGGACGCATGGGTGACGGTCGAGGATATGGTCAGGGAGGCTATGGTCAGGGGATGAATAACGGTGGGGTCTGGAACCAGGGAGGGAACCGAGAAATGCCCAACTTGGCTGCTCTTGGAACCTCCCTGGGCCTTGGGGGACCTGGGCAGGGAGGACAGGGTGGTGGGCAGAACGTAAACCCACTCAACATGGGAGCCCTCACCATGCCTATGCTTGCTGCACTCAGTCAAGCCAGTTGGGGTCTCCTAGGTAACCTGCAGCAGCAGAGCCAAGATGGAACCCAAGCACCGGGTGGCTACAACCAGGGGGGGCAATCCAGTCAGGGGCACTCAAATCCTCCCCCAAGTAACCAGAGTCAGGGAGGCTGGGGATCCGGGAGCTCTGGTGGCGGATGGGGAGACGGTAGTCAGAGTGGTTCTTGGGGCCCTTCTCAGGGTAGGGGAGACAAGGGGTATAACAGGGGAGATTACATGTAA
- the LOC113802926 gene encoding TAR DNA-binding protein 43 isoform X8, with amino-acid sequence MVKMSCYIQVCEEENDEPIEIPTEEDSTLLLSTLVAQFPGACGLKYRHPDSRGLRGVRLVDGRLHAPDEGWNYVFVCVFPKENKRKSDDHLESSMSKTKRMESKQRCSDLIVLGLPWKTTEKELREYFEPFGEVLMAQVKKDPKTGQSKGFGFIRFGNYDTQQRVLSQRHMIDGRLCDVKIPNSKEGMVQQVNSKVFIGRCTEDIGPEDLREYFSKFGEVTDVFIPKPFRAFAFVTFLDPEVAQSLCGEDHIVKGTSVHVSNAAPKSDPNRGPFGRGGRMGDGRGYGQGGYGQGMNNGGVWNQGGNREMPNLAALGTSLGLGGPGQGGQGGGQNVNPLNMGALTMPMLAALSQASWGLLGNLQQQSQDGTQAPGGYNQGGQSSQGHSNPPPSNQSQGGWGSGSSGGGWGDGSQSGSWGPSQGRGDKGYNRGDYM; translated from the exons ATGGTCAAGATGAGTTGCTACATCCAAGTTTGCGAAGAAGAGAATGACGAGCCCATCGAGATCCCCACGGAGGAGGACAGCACCCTTTTGCTGTCGACTCTGGTGGCGCAATTCCCCGGCGCTTGCGGCTTGAAGTACCGACACCCCGACAGCCGCGGTCTGCGTGGCGTCAGGCTCGTCGATGGCCGCCTCCACGCTCCCGACGAAGGATGGAACTACGTCTTCGTCTGCGTGTTCCCCAAAG agAACAAGAGGAAGTCTGATGACCACTTGGAGAGCTCCATGTCGAAGACCAAGCGAATGGAAAGTAAGCAGAGGTGCTCCGATCTGATTGTACTTGGCCTCCCCTGGAAGACAACTGAGAAGGAACTGCGTGAATACTTTGAACCTTTTGGGGAGGTTCTTATGGCCCAG GTTAAGAAGGACCCCAAGACTGGCCAGAGCAAAGGTTTTGGTTTCATTAGGTTTGGCAACTACGACACCCAGCAGCGCGTGTTGTCACAGCGCCACATGATTGACGGACGTCTTTGTGATGTCAAGATCCCCAACTCGAAG GAAGGTATGGTGCAGCAGGTGAACAGCAAAGTGTTCATTGGCCGTTGCACAGAAGACATTGGACCGGAGGATCTCCGTGAATACTTCAGCAAGTTTGGTGAGGTCACCGATGTTTTCATTCCTAAGCCTTTCAGGGCTTTTGCCTTTGTCACTTTCTTAGATCCTGAAGTAGCTCAGAGCCTTTGTGGTGAGGATCACATAGTGAAGGGTACTTCAGTCCATGTGTCTAACGCTGCACCCAAGAGTGACCCCAACCGTGGACCTTTTGGGCGTGGTGGACGCATGGGTGACGGTCGAGGATATGGTCAGGGAGGCTATGGTCAGGGGATGAATAACGGTGGGGTCTGGAACCAGGGAGGGAACCGAGAAATGCCCAACTTGGCTGCTCTTGGAACCTCCCTGGGCCTTGGGGGACCTGGGCAGGGAGGACAGGGTGGTGGGCAGAACGTAAACCCACTCAACATGGGAGCCCTCACCATGCCTATGCTTGCTGCACTCAGTCAAGCCAGTTGGGGTCTCCTAGGTAACCTGCAGCAGCAGAGCCAAGATGGAACCCAAGCACCGGGTGGCTACAACCAGGGGGGGCAATCCAGTCAGGGGCACTCAAATCCTCCCCCAAGTAACCAGAGTCAGGGAGGCTGGGGATCCGGGAGCTCTGGTGGCGGATGGGGAGACGGTAGTCAGAGTGGTTCTTGGGGCCCTTCTCAGGGTAGGGGAGACAAGGGGTATAACAGGGGAGATTACATGTAA